GCTAAATAATGGTGTCTTTAAAAACCAgtaaacaaaaactaaattcAGTATGTTTGTTGATATAACGGATatgtagtattttattattaaaaaagttgaaTAGGTATAAGATTGGCATAAATcgatttgttaatttattttattttgttatgccTTTTCGTTTTAATGTtctgtataattcaaaattttaagAACCAGCATcgttacttacattttttcaaTTCTGTGAACAAATCTTTTACTGTTAGATCATTGTGAGTGGTCACATCAAATCGAAATTGTTTAAATGTAGTTTCTAACGCAGCTACATCTAAAGCTGTGCCTCGTCTTTTCGGTCCGTTAATGAAGTTTTCATGATTGAAAATAATCATATCATTTCTTGAGAATTTCTCTAATTCATACGTTCTTAACTCTGAATCTGACTCGGACATGTTGTTAGGACTAGTAGCAAATACGTTTTGGGCTTCATAAACCTCTTTTTTCGTTCTAAGTGGTATAATGTCATTGATAGGCTCTGCttgattttttgcaaaaaaacgtTCTTCAAACGATTTTATAGCAAGCTCATGAGGTGTTTTGTCTACAACAGAATCAGTCTCTGTAGTAAGTTTGTTCTCAACTTCTAGTGGTTTTTCTTGTTCATTTGTTGATTTTGATAGTTTAGGATTAGCGACATATAAAAGTTTTTCTGATGGAACGGATGACTGTAATTGTAATCCAAATGTATCATTTAAGTCTTCTTCTTTCTCAATTTCTGATGGTTCCCCGTGGTCTATATCAGTCATACCATGCCTCGCTTCAAATCTTCTAGATGTATAGTATCcctttcttcttctttgccaTGATTGGAATTTCCGAGGTTCATAAAGGCCTTCATTTGTTACGAGATCATCTAATATATTATCTTGTTGTACACAGGCGTCCACAGTATTTATGTCagctttgtttatttttttcgaactgAAACTCCAATCATCATCAGATGATAGACATGGTTCCTGGCTCACATTGAATGCTTGACCCATATTTCACTTTTAGTACGCACCtacaattataaatacaacaataCTTGACGTTAGGTTAAGTTACGTTACGTAAATAATAGGTAACtaaatgttttgttattttaatggaATCATTTCTGcacttgttaatttttttaatatatgtctTTTTCAATTTCAATCGTTACAACCACTACACACGCGTATGCATTGTATTGAATGCGGACAACAGACAAAGATAAGATGTGCTTGTATCAAAGATAACAAGTGTATTAGTCagttatttatcattaaaatgcCGTTGTAGTTTGTGGGGAAATTGAAAGTTTTTAGAATAGAGAAGACTAAGAATTAATAGGCCATTACTAATTACTATTTATGTGAACGCATGTTTTAACCCTTTCTGATCACGCGtacacatttttattaagataAAATCACCCTAAAATTTACACGGCTCATTCTTCAAATTCCTTCCCTTCCAATTCCCTTTTGTGTGACGATATTGAGCTTTGTATGAAGAGGGTTAGTATGAAATTTATCACGGACAGTTCGTGTCTAACTTTAGACTTGTACAAGTGACTTTTAAAAAGTATTGTTGAAAAtttaagtgaataaaataaGTGATACCGCACCAAAAGTGTATTATTGTTATAACCTGTGATTTTCCTATTGAAAGGTTTCAttacttttaattttcaaaGCAACATTCGATGTATCGGCTCACCGCGTAGTTTAAATGCTTTATGATTTCTATATGTTACGCATGTATAATATAGTGTCCAAATTATAGACATTTGTTCtgcatagtataaaaaaaaaactttctagaCTATgtacatgtaggtacatatacacatttcacatttacacttacacattttcctatacctatattacatttatacatttcctaaactTATATACACACCTACGTCAATATCGATAAACCGTATCGACTATCGATACTATCGACCTCACCTCCGCCCTAGAGAAAAACTGGTCTTGTAGCTAGGCCCGGCGTTCGCGCAGCAGAGGTCAGTTGACAGTCATTGCCATGATACGACGCGGAACGCATGTCTCTTTTGCTGCGACCTTAATGTTTTGCTTTTCGCTTCCCGCTTGTTTACGTTACCTATTTCTATCTTCTGAACTGTTCTAC
This portion of the Cydia pomonella isolate Wapato2018A chromosome 7, ilCydPomo1, whole genome shotgun sequence genome encodes:
- the LOC133520167 gene encoding caspase-9-like isoform X1: MGQAFNVSQEPCLSSDDDWSFSSKKINKADINTVDACVQQDNILDDLVTNEGLYEPRKFQSWQRRRKGYYTSRRFEARHGMTDIDHGEPSEIEKEEDLNDTFGLQLQSSVPSEKLLYVANPKLSKSTNEQEKPLEVENKLTTETDSVVDKTPHELAIKSFEERFFAKNQAEPINDIIPLRTKKEVYEAQNVFATSPNNMSESDSELRTYELEKFSRNDMIIFNHENFINGPKRRGTALDVAALETTFKQFRFDVTTHNDLTVKDLFTELKKFSRRDFSASGCLCVAILTHGQDHGYLRAFDTRYCERDVIACFDARLNPSLVAKPIIFLIQACRGRQPASAVEARSISVHDPIQTVEVDAVLPTEKYRRPMDSDIIMFHSSFFGRASIRVVEEGTWFIQTLCVQIRLHAATDHFEKLCRKVRTIVAHMEHEGAKQMPVVTTTLLKKLYLKKTLSSLDKSEKSKDEMWQQALMKTLSRMPRRGSKFDRVTLLKAPQPGPKMVIGVYTNKYKTLNVQC